Proteins co-encoded in one Bacillus sp. FSL H8-0547 genomic window:
- a CDS encoding SDR family oxidoreductase gives MNLFSLKNKTAIVTGGGKGLGAQMARVLALAGANVVVCSRDLEACEKVRGELVALGVKSLAIACDVTSQKDIQNVIDQTLAHFGTIDILINNSGTSWMAPALELPADKWDKVMNVNVRGVFLFSQAAAKVMKSQGSGKIINIASVTGMGGTPAELMDTIAYSTSKGAVISFTKDLAVKLAPDNIQVNAIAPGYFPTKLTKMILEKDNAGILKGVPAGRFGTEGDLDGVILLLSGKASDYIVGQVFVVDGGITALV, from the coding sequence TTGAATCTATTCAGCTTGAAAAATAAAACGGCTATTGTTACCGGCGGAGGAAAGGGGCTTGGCGCACAAATGGCAAGAGTGCTTGCACTTGCAGGCGCTAATGTTGTCGTGTGTTCAAGGGATCTTGAAGCATGCGAGAAGGTCAGGGGAGAACTTGTTGCTCTCGGTGTTAAGTCCCTTGCGATTGCCTGTGATGTAACGAGCCAGAAGGATATCCAGAATGTCATCGACCAGACGTTGGCTCACTTTGGAACAATTGATATTTTAATCAACAACAGCGGTACCTCATGGATGGCGCCTGCGCTTGAACTGCCTGCCGATAAATGGGACAAAGTCATGAATGTCAATGTCAGGGGAGTCTTCCTTTTCAGCCAGGCTGCTGCAAAAGTAATGAAAAGCCAGGGCTCGGGCAAGATCATCAATATCGCCTCAGTTACGGGAATGGGAGGAACTCCGGCAGAGCTTATGGATACGATTGCCTACAGCACAAGCAAAGGCGCTGTCATCAGTTTCACGAAGGATCTTGCAGTAAAACTTGCCCCGGACAATATTCAGGTTAATGCAATCGCACCGGGATATTTCCCGACGAAATTGACAAAAATGATTCTAGAAAAAGATAATGCTGGGATTTTAAAAGGGGTGCCTGCCGGCCGTTTCGGTACAGAAGGCGACCTAGACGGTGTTATTCTGCTGCTCTCCGGGAAAGCATCGGATTATATTGTCGGCCAGGTTTTTGTTGTGGATGGCGGCATAACCGCTCTAGTTTAA